The following proteins are co-located in the Syngnathus scovelli strain Florida chromosome 21, RoL_Ssco_1.2, whole genome shotgun sequence genome:
- the LOC125990962 gene encoding L-seryl-tRNA(Sec) kinase, with product MATVADPEHVNCARACLCVLCGLPAAGKSSLSRSVCLAARQRGWGAAVVQYDELIPDQAFHPQEASEDATSQERTQWKFHRNAVLWCIEKFLQKQEKLLELPDKSGIDGPAWDRCARALLMPSLDLGLADSVPLLFLLDDNFYYPSMRYEVFQLARKYSLGFCQVYVQCRLDLCLSRNETRPQPVPAEVIAEMAKRLESPNPRKNTWEAKSIMVDTANDLSECDIQGVMELISSALYDPLSPVEDDDEQKEADRQKCAASVVHQADQACRRLISDAMKKARETGTSSQHMRALANQLSESKAQFLQDLRRHFLQNTNYSQGDDIAVDHVVKTAVARFDDQKQEILLEIIHNHSKM from the exons ATGGCAACAGTAGCCGATCCCGAGCACGTCAATTGTGCTCGGGCCTGTCTGTGCGTCCTCTGCGGTCTTCCTGCTGCGGGGAAGTCCTCGCTGTCCCGCAGCGTCTGTCTCGCAGCAAGACAGCGTGGCTGGGGGGCCGCTGTAGTACAGTACGACGAGCTAATCCCAGATCAGGCTTTTCATCCCCAAGAGGCATCCGAAGACGCCACATCACAAGAG CGCACACAGTGGAAGTTCCACCGAAATGCCGTTCTGTGGTGCATTGAGAAGTTCCTGCAGAAACAGGAAAAGCTGCTCGAGCTTCCAGACAAAAGTGGCATCGATGGGCCCGCGTGGGATCGCTGCGCCCGTGCTCTGCTGATGCCGTCTCTAGACCTTGGCCTGGCTGACTCAGTGCCGCTTTTGTTTCTGCTGGATGACAACTTCTACTACCCAAGCATGCGATATGAGGTCTTCCAGTTGGCTAGAAAGT ATTCACTGGGCTTTTGTCAGGTGTACGTGCAGTGCCGCTTGGACCTCTGCCTCAGCCGCAACGAGACCCGACCTCAACCCGTGCCTGCTGAGGTGATTGCGGAGATGGCGAAGCGTCTGGAGTCTCCTAATCCGAGAAAAAACACATGGGAGGCAAAGAGCATCATGGTGGACACAGCAAACGATTTGTCAGAATGTGACAT tcAGGGAGTGATGGAGTTGATCTCCTCCGCACTCTACGACCCTCTGAGTCCAGTTGAAGATGACGACGAACAAAAG GAGGCCGATCGCCAAAAATGTGCTGCAAGCGTGGTTCACCAAGCTGACCAGGCCTGTCGTCGTCTCATCTCCGACGCCATGAAGAAAGCCAGAG aaaCTGGCACATCTTCTCAACACATGAGGGCCTTGGCCAACCAGCTGAGCGAATCCAAAGCTCAATTCCTCCAAGATTTGCGTAGACACTTTCTTCAAAACACGAATTATAGTCAAGGAGATGatatagctgtggatcatgtggtGAAGACAGCAGTAGCACGTTTTGATGATCAAAAGCAAGAAATCCTGTTAGAAATAATCCACAACCATTCCAAAATGTAG